The following proteins are co-located in the Peromyscus eremicus chromosome 13, PerEre_H2_v1, whole genome shotgun sequence genome:
- the LOC131923435 gene encoding olfactory receptor 9S13 — translation MATPVHRNASLSAVSLHVFVLVGFGGGAETQALLFVVFLVLYIVTILGNLTMIVVITLDARLHSPMYFFLKNLSFVDLCYSSVIAPNALANFFSSSKVISFEGCATQFFFFSLLATTETFLLAVMAYDRFMAICSPLRYPVTMCHMACVRLVLGTFCVGCLNSIVQTSLTFQLPFCSSNRIDHFYCDVPPLLQLACADTALNELLLFGLCGFIIVSTTLAVLVSYGYITVTILRMHSGSGRHKVFSTCGSHLTAVSLFYGTLFVMYAQPGAVTSMEQGKVVSIFYTLVIPMLNPLIYSLRNKDVTDALWRLGQRHSLVREGGR, via the coding sequence ATGGCCACACCAGTCCACAGAAACGCAAGTCTCTCAGCAGTGTCCTTGCATGTGTTTGTGctggtgggatttgggggaggtgcaGAGACCCAGGCCCTGCTCTTTGTTGTCTTCCTGGTCCTGTACATTGTAACCATCCTTGGCAACCTCACCATGATCGTGGTCATCACCCTGGATGCCCGCCTGCACTCTccaatgtacttcttcctcaAGAACCTGTCCTTTGTCGACCTCTGCTACTCCTCTGTCATTGCCCCTAATGCCCTGGCcaacttcttttcctcctccaagGTCATCAGCTTTGAGGGCTGTGCCACAcagttcttctttttctctttattggCTACCACTGAGACTTTTCTTTTAGCCGTGATGGCCTATGACCGTTTCATGGCCATTTGCAGTCCTCTGAGGTACCCTGTGACCATGTGCCACATGGCATGTGTTCGTCTGGTTCTGGGTACCTTCTGTGTGGGCTGCCTGAACTCCATCGTGCAGACCAGCCTCACATTCCAGCTGCCCTTCTGCAGTTCCAACCGCATCGACCACTTCTACTGCGACGTGCCCCCACTTCTCCAGCTGGCCTGTGCAGACACAGCTCTCAATGAGCTCCTTCTCTTCGGCCTCTGTGGGTTCATCATTGTGAGCACCACATTAGCTGTCCTGGTCTCCTATGGCTACATCACCGTGACCATCCTCAGGATGCACTCAGGATCCGGGCGGCACAAGGTTTTCTCCACCTGTGGCTCTCACCTGACGGCTGTGTCCTTGTTTTATGGGACTCTTTTCGTCATGTACGCACAGCCAGGAGCTGTGACATCCATGGAGCAGGGTAAGGTGGTCTCCATCTTCTACACCCTGGTCATCCCCATGCTCAACCCCCTCATCTACAGTCTGCGCAACAAGGATGTGACGGACGCCCTGTGGCGGCTGGGTCAGAGACACAGCCTCGTGAGGGAGGGTGGGCGGTGA